One genomic region from Pyxicephalus adspersus chromosome 1, UCB_Pads_2.0, whole genome shotgun sequence encodes:
- the LOC140321756 gene encoding olfactory receptor 52P1-like, with amino-acid sequence MLLGFLFTMDQITLIGCLVQMFFIYFIIMMDCNILLMMSLDRYIAVCRPLSYHRIITRRVLFHLTVLSFMRGIIFVGPVVYLASSVNFCASHTIQHFACEHMALLSLACSNVARNKIAGLVMRVAAMIMDLSFLAISYGSIMMAALKISTGTLRHKALHTCGTHILVIMVVYFFSLSSSIVYRVSKSVTQDVHNFLSAVYLLVPALANPLIYGLRTNEIRVRMVTMFRQKTEFMDRMQ; translated from the coding sequence ATGCTCCTTGGCTTCCTCTTCACAATGGATCAGATCACTCTCATTGGCTGCTTGGTGCAAATGTTCTTCATCTACTTCATCATCATGATGGACTGCAACATTCTGTTAATGATGTCTTTGGACCGGTACATTGCAGTCTGCAGGCCGCTGAGTTATCACAGAATTATCACCAGGAGAGTTTTGTTTCATCTCACAGTTCTATCTTTTATGAGGGGCATTATTTTTGTTGGTCCCGTCGTCTATTTGGCCTCCTCAGTGAATTTCTGTGCCTCCCACACCATCCAGCACTTTGCTTGTGAGCACATGGCATTGCTGAGCTTGGCATGCAGTAATGTGGCCAGGAATAAGATTGCGGGTCTGGTGATGCGAGTTGCTGCCATGATTATGGATCTGTCCTTCCTGGCCATTTCCTATGGTAGCATCATGATGGCTGCACTGAAGATCTCCACTGGAACTCTCAGACACAAGGCGCTACACACATGTGGGACTCATATACTGGTCATCATGGTGGTCTACTTCTTCAGCCTCTCCTCATCCATCGTGTACCGGGTATCTAAGTCAGTGACCCAAGATGTCCACAACTTTCTCAGCGCCGTCTATTTATTGGTCCCTGCCCTGGCCAATCCTCTGATTTATGGCCTGAGGACCAATGAGATCAGAGTCCGAATGGTGACAATGTTCAGACAAAAAACAGAATTCATGGACAGGATGCAATGA